The Opitutales bacterium nucleotide sequence CACAAGCGATTGCACACCTTTGGGTGATGCGCTGGTTTTCACGTCATCTCGGAGGGTTGATGCATCGTCCGTCGGACTCTTAGGCGATTTATGCTTACATCGTTTGGAAGCTCGTCGCCACGAAGTTCTGCAACGGGAGTGAGTGAGAGCGACTCACATTCAGAGTAAACCAGGAACTCTCTCTAAAATCGTATGAGCATCCTTGGGATTCCTAAGCATTATTTGCATTCCCGCGCTCAGGCCTTCTTTCAGCAAGATTGGAACGGTCAATACGGGTAGGCCGGCGAGACTGGCTGGAGTAGTTAAATCGAGGAGGTTTGAACGAAATGTGGCGGTGAGTTGCTCTGATCTGGGCGCGCCCGTGTGTGTAGCTGGGAGCGCGATCGCGCCAAATTCTGCGAGCAATTTATGTAAGAAGTTTGTCACCGATACGCGTTTTTGCTGGGCCCACTCGAGATCTTTGTCCGACCAGCGGCGTCCGCGGTCGATAAGGGGCCATACTTTGGGGTCATATTGATCTTTGTGGCTATCGATCCACGATCGATGCACCTGAAAAGCCTCGTAGCTTTGAATGATAGAAAAAGCTCGGGAGGCGTCATGGCACGTCGCTTCAAAGTTACGCTGCGCGTCAGCCTCTAAAACAAAGCCAATGGATTGTGCAGTATTGGTGCAAGCTGTCTGTATTTCCACACTGCATTGCCCGGTCCCAATATAGATACCCGGGGGTGACTTGGGAGGACTTATGGACGTTTCAGATATCAGAGCCTGAATCGCAGTCGCCATGTCGTCGGCGTTCCGCGTCATCCAACCTA carries:
- a CDS encoding amidase produces the protein MNFSDWLTLLKDGSDHAARTLYRSLHRAPSSAICWIPKEEELRKFFEAAAVSNGPLRGIPFGIKDLFDLPGSPTTASSQFLPSLRKSKNQPSNIIQRFIDSGAIPAAKTTLNEFAYGLSGQNAHFGDCPHPTFPNLLSGGSSSGSAWVVGSGLLPIAIGTDTGGSIRVPSAYCGLYGLRLQPGEFIDSATFPLSPSFDTVGWMTRNADDMATAIQALISETSISPPKSPPGIYIGTGQCSVEIQTACTNTAQSIGFVLEADAQRNFEATCHDASRAFSIIQSYEAFQVHRSWIDSHKDQYDPKVWPLIDRGRRWSDKDLEWAQQKRVSVTNFLHKLLAEFGAIALPATHTGAPRSEQLTATFRSNLLDLTTPASLAGLPVLTVPILLKEGLSAGMQIMLRNPKDAHTILERVPGLL